The region ACCGCATAGGAACCCAATAGGTTGAGCGCCTGGAGGAACCACTCAGGGCCGCCCATTGTGCGCGAGGTCCATGCGCCAACGGCCTGGAGAAAGGTCGACAGGACCAGGGAGATTAGTAAGAGGAAGCCGGTGCCCAGCACCATGGTGAAGGATAGGAAGCGGGACTTGATGGTTCCCCACACGCCGCGCCCTGGCTTCGGCTTCACTTCCCAGATCGTATTGAGGGCGTCCTGAAGCTGCGCAAATACACCGGATGCACCCCAGAGTAAAACGATCGCCCCGGTGATAGTCGCGATCGTGCCCTGGGCCGGCTTCTGCGCCGCCCGCAACAGCTCTTCAACCGCCGCCGCTCCCTTGTCGCCGAGCAGTTGACTCAGTTGCGCCTCCAATTCATCGAATACGCGGTCGCCGTCGAAGAACATTCCTGCGACGGCCAGACAAACCACCAGCAGAGGTGCGAGGGAGAAGATGGAGTAGTAAGCCAACGCTGCCCCGAGGCGGGGAGCTTTGTCGTCTTGCCAATCTTGAAAGGTTTGCTTTACGAGAGCGAACCATGACGGGCTTGCAGACTGCGTCCGACGATGTCTGGCGGGCAGCGGCTGCTTCACTCGACGGACTGGCGATTTTTTTCCGGCGGCAACTAATGCGACGGTCATCAGCGCCCATCGCGCTATCGAATGCCAACGGCTTGGAGGGTTAGAGGACATCATCGAGGCCGAAAGGCGAACCTATCGTTCGTGTTTAGTCAGTCGCTGGAACTGTCCGCCAAAGCATCCGGACGTTGCAGGTCGTAGCACAGAATCGAATCTTGCTCGCGAAGAAAGAGCCGTGCATCCGCGATGGCAGGATGCGACCAACTTGGCAATTCGCCACTGCCCGGAATTCGAAAGGATCCGGTTTCGCGGTAGCCGGACGAAGCCGCTTTGGCCAACGTCATCGTGCCATCGCTAAAGCGCAAATATAGGCAACCGTCTGCTCCTGCCATCGCGACGGAGCCCTGCCCCGACCCGCGCGACCGCCAGAGGAGTTTTCCGGTCTTCAAATCCGCGCAGAACGGGAGCCCTCGATCGTCGGAATCGCCGAACAAGCAGTTTTCCATGAGGATTACGCCGCCGTGCTTATTGGCGAGCTCGCGTCGCCATCCATACACTGCGGTGGCGCGGATTTCATCATTTTGTTGCACTTGTTGGATCAATGCCCCGCCGCGCCCATAGCCGGCGGAGAAAAACACCAGATCGCCGTGGACGATAGGATTTGGGGCAACGGCGATCGTCGCGTCGAACGTATTCGTCCACAGCAATTTGCCGTCCTGAGCGCGGACCGCCATTGCGCCGCTTCCCGTGGTCTGCAAATAGACTCTAGTGTCACCGATTCGCGCCATGACGATCGAGGCATGTCCGGCTCCTCGATCCGCTTGACGCGAGCATTTCCAAATGAC is a window of Planctomycetia bacterium DNA encoding:
- a CDS encoding YihY/virulence factor BrkB family protein, translated to MTVALVAAGKKSPVRRVKQPLPARHRRTQSASPSWFALVKQTFQDWQDDKAPRLGAALAYYSIFSLAPLLVVCLAVAGMFFDGDRVFDELEAQLSQLLGDKGAAAVEELLRAAQKPAQGTIATITGAIVLLWGASGVFAQLQDALNTIWEVKPKPGRGVWGTIKSRFLSFTMVLGTGFLLLISLVLSTFLQAVGAWTSRTMGGPEWFLQALNLLGSYAVISLLFAMIFKFVPDAVIRWRDVWIGAAATAALFVVGKWAIGLYLGRGGISTAFGSAASLVLVLVWVYYSAQILFLGAEFTQAYASMYGSRVIPAPDAESTTVDDRAQEGLE
- a CDS encoding PQQ-binding-like beta-propeller repeat protein, whose product is MSREQGLLQSWPKGGPTLLWQTRGAGRGYGSVAIAGDQLFALGDSPAETNDDAEYLVAFTRESGTPIWKQKVSRAWNEGEPSWQGARSTPTVDGNLVCVLGAHGDLVCCDAVTGQERWRRQLGKDFSGLKADSWGYSESVLIDEDRVVCTPGGPTATMVALNKNTGEVIWKCSRQADRGAGHASIVMARIGDTRVYLQTTGSGAMAVRAQDGKLLWTNTFDATIAVAPNPIVHGDLVFFSAGYGRGGALIQQVQQNDEIRATAVYGWRRELANKHGGVILMENCLFGDSDDRGLPFCADLKTGKLLWRSRGSGQGSVAMAGADGCLYLRFSDGTMTLAKAASSGYRETGSFRIPGSGELPSWSHPAIADARLFLREQDSILCYDLQRPDALADSSSD